In the bacterium genome, ATGCCTGCTATATCCCATTCAAGCTTTCCAAGGATTCAAATGTTTCTCTAGAAATCTATAACATCTTAGGACAAAGGGTAAGGACAATAGAGCTAGGACAAAAACCCAAAGGCTCATATACCCAAAAACAAAGGGCAATTCCCTTTGACCTAAAGAACGACTTAGACCAACCCCTCTCCTCTGGCCTTTACTTCTACAAGCTAAAGGCAGACAATTTCTCTGCTATAAAATCAATGGTGGTGAAATAACCTTTACAAACCCTGCTTTTTAAGCTAAAATTAGGTTTGTGAAAAGAAAAACCAAAAAAGCAAAGGGCAAAAAGGGTTTTTGGATAATTATTCTGTGTAATGCCTTACTAATTCTTGGCTTTTTTCTTTATAAAAGCCTCTCTTTTTCTATCTGGAAG is a window encoding:
- a CDS encoding T9SS type A sorting domain-containing protein, giving the protein ACYIPFKLSKDSNVSLEIYNILGQRVRTIELGQKPKGSYTQKQRAIPFDLKNDLDQPLSSGLYFYKLKADNFSAIKSMVVK